From Pantoea sp. Ep11b, the proteins below share one genomic window:
- a CDS encoding Hachiman antiphage defense system protein HamA, whose product MTNRILEEFNLECIYILNALLPNNSTMRGTCFSIANDLLLTANHVVNGASSIKIFLSSDLFSLGQGIDAECIYSNESLDMAILTVPEGTINTAIPLYSTAVNLDSDVKSCGYPVEKEHYHAPIRVKVTNTFSHMSSREYSFEVSQSNTVTKYSGMSGSPIMHEQYCIGILLVQQGGNTLYALSVKDFLIDAGMQDIVKKYDVKITVQDGVEYKSPDYPSSPFKYCINCNADHPNIKGIDIGFTMKQWNISEFTESVYDWIIDYSLSHKEKTNFNGSDRSLFKYARSRYPVDDLNALGDLCLHIAIRESYSTIPIMNKVFDVNNKTFSCTHAVLNFDGIELWIGASAVTQSIEEATLSAIESIKYILDVKSIKNRLIMLTSEIDDSWPHREKLKRLADSNLELEERFDKIIIPVFIMHDSELIKNYNKDDFLLLFNEKVASCRELLQKDTEGSIINLIDLRVFYFPVSDINEVNSALQKELNS is encoded by the coding sequence ATGACAAATAGAATATTAGAAGAGTTTAATCTTGAATGTATATATATACTCAATGCCTTGTTACCCAATAATTCAACAATGCGAGGGACATGCTTTTCTATAGCAAACGATCTGTTGTTAACGGCGAATCATGTTGTAAATGGCGCTTCATCAATAAAAATATTTCTCTCAAGTGATTTATTTTCTCTTGGACAAGGGATTGATGCTGAATGCATTTATAGCAATGAAAGTTTAGATATGGCTATATTAACTGTACCTGAAGGGACGATAAATACCGCAATACCGCTTTATTCAACCGCTGTTAATTTGGATAGTGATGTTAAATCTTGCGGCTATCCTGTAGAGAAAGAGCATTACCATGCACCTATCAGGGTTAAAGTAACAAACACATTTTCACATATGAGTAGTCGTGAATATAGTTTTGAAGTTTCCCAATCTAATACAGTTACTAAATACAGTGGTATGTCCGGTTCACCGATAATGCATGAGCAATATTGCATAGGGATTTTGCTAGTTCAACAAGGGGGAAATACACTATATGCATTATCTGTAAAAGATTTTCTTATTGATGCTGGTATGCAAGATATAGTGAAAAAATACGATGTAAAGATAACAGTGCAAGATGGAGTTGAATACAAATCACCTGATTACCCTTCCTCACCATTTAAGTATTGTATCAATTGCAATGCGGATCATCCAAATATCAAAGGGATTGATATAGGTTTTACAATGAAACAATGGAATATCAGCGAGTTTACTGAATCTGTATATGATTGGATCATAGATTATTCTTTGTCACATAAAGAAAAAACCAATTTTAATGGAAGTGATAGGAGTCTATTCAAATATGCTAGATCTCGTTATCCTGTTGATGATTTAAATGCTTTAGGTGACCTTTGTTTACATATAGCGATCCGAGAGTCTTACTCGACAATCCCAATAATGAATAAAGTCTTCGATGTGAACAATAAAACTTTCTCATGTACTCATGCCGTGCTTAATTTTGATGGGATTGAACTTTGGATTGGCGCGTCCGCGGTTACTCAAAGTATTGAGGAAGCAACTCTGTCTGCAATTGAAAGTATTAAATATATATTGGATGTTAAGTCGATAAAAAACAGATTGATTATGCTCACGTCGGAAATAGATGATTCATGGCCTCATAGAGAAAAATTAAAACGACTAGCAGATTCTAATTTGGAATTAGAAGAAAGATTCGATAAAATAATAATTCCAGTATTCATAATGCATGATAGTGAGTTAATTAAAAATTATAACAAAGATGATTTCTTACTCCTGTTCAATGAAAAGGTTGCTAGTTGCAGAGAACTATTACAAAAAGATACAGAGGGAAGTATCATTAACTTAATTGATCTTCGGGTTTTTTATTTCCCAGTTTCGGATATTAATGAAGTTAATAGTGCTTTGCAGAAGGAACTAAACTCATGA
- a CDS encoding ComEC/Rec2 family competence protein, giving the protein MLKIRMLKAGNGDCIFIQTDCEFILIDGGTAQSFNDWKDCIIGHVAKIDSIIVTHIDNDHINGIIKLLDHPYCPTIGQVYFNGAEQLFGKLNEFSQAERNVEMKLRALSEECSAIEDKELIGYSEGSSLSYMLSSKGIECNPVVSGGAVYRGVCEFFEIGSVKFTLISPIQDSLCELQQFWQCKLSERRIKPRVISKDYYDAFEKYIGGLRGELNDNHRVSSINQCSIEALANTKFEDDTSPTNRSSFSFLIEFDGKRILYLGDCNATVVTDWLELQSERILNVDIVKISHHGSKNNTSLELLRRINSPKYFISTNGNSHGHPDLETLARIAFVNSNKEIEIYFNYALDVIPDWFVADIAKNYPMIKLLMSSCEVEL; this is encoded by the coding sequence ATGCTCAAAATCAGAATGCTTAAAGCTGGCAACGGGGACTGTATTTTTATACAGACAGATTGTGAGTTTATCTTGATCGATGGAGGAACCGCGCAGTCTTTCAATGACTGGAAAGACTGCATTATTGGACATGTAGCAAAAATTGATTCAATTATTGTTACACATATTGATAATGATCATATCAATGGAATAATAAAATTGCTCGACCATCCATATTGCCCAACTATCGGCCAGGTATATTTCAATGGTGCAGAGCAGCTGTTTGGTAAACTGAATGAGTTTTCTCAAGCAGAGCGTAATGTTGAGATGAAACTACGTGCTCTCTCTGAAGAGTGTTCTGCTATTGAAGATAAAGAGCTAATTGGATATTCTGAAGGATCATCACTTTCTTATATGTTATCCAGTAAAGGCATCGAGTGTAATCCGGTTGTCTCTGGTGGTGCTGTTTATCGGGGTGTATGCGAGTTTTTCGAAATTGGTTCTGTTAAATTTACTCTGATTAGTCCAATCCAAGATTCTCTTTGCGAACTTCAACAGTTTTGGCAATGCAAATTATCAGAGCGAAGGATAAAGCCTCGCGTCATTAGTAAAGATTATTATGATGCTTTCGAAAAATACATCGGAGGATTAAGAGGGGAATTGAATGATAATCATAGAGTTTCCTCTATCAACCAATGCTCTATAGAAGCGCTAGCAAATACGAAATTTGAGGATGATACTTCACCAACGAATAGGAGTAGTTTTTCATTCTTAATTGAGTTTGATGGAAAAAGAATTCTTTATTTAGGGGATTGTAATGCGACTGTTGTTACTGATTGGTTAGAGCTACAAAGTGAGAGGATTTTAAATGTTGATATTGTCAAGATCTCTCACCATGGAAGCAAAAATAATACGAGTCTAGAGCTTCTAAGGCGAATAAATAGTCCGAAATACTTTATTAGCACCAATGGTAATTCGCATGGACACCCAGACCTAGAAACTTTAGCAAGAATTGCTTTTGTTAATAGTAATAAGGAAATCGAGATATATTTTAATTATGCTCTTGATGTAATACCAGACTGGTTCGTCGCTGACATTGCAAAAAACTATCCAATGATAAAGCTTTTAATGAGTTCTTGTGAGGTGGAACTATGA
- a CDS encoding helix-turn-helix transcriptional regulator, which produces MLQNHLSSHTSSYANVPDSPRILRLKEVMKKMGISRSTIYDWLNPKSPRYDETFPKQRQLGRQSVGWLESELNEWVMRR; this is translated from the coding sequence ATGTTACAAAACCACCTCTCCTCCCATACATCCAGTTACGCAAACGTTCCTGATTCACCGAGGATCTTGAGGCTAAAAGAAGTCATGAAAAAAATGGGAATTTCACGCTCAACCATATACGACTGGCTCAATCCAAAATCGCCACGCTACGATGAAACATTTCCAAAACAACGACAACTGGGAAGACAATCCGTTGGCTGGCTGGAGTCAGAACTGAACGAATGGGTAATGCGACGTTAG
- a CDS encoding GTPase family protein — translation MSDFTEQGINVLKQHLSILPGHITSMVLEHIRQSIHYEPVIGIMGKSGVGKSSLCNALFEHPLSPVSHAEGCTRKPLHFNLNAGGRCLTLVDLPGAGESLKHDEIYRQMYQEQLPKLDLILWVMKADDRACTTDEEFHRFLLDCGVSTDSIVFVINQADKAEPSLEWDREKGSPSAEQLMTLTARSAAVSRQFFTPYPVSGIQENLVSYSITLLAGFMIPCNFNSLKPADNAFKFLIKHFHFL, via the coding sequence ATGTCTGATTTCACAGAACAGGGCATTAATGTCCTGAAGCAACATTTATCCATTCTTCCCGGGCATATAACCAGTATGGTGCTGGAACATATACGCCAGAGCATTCATTACGAACCGGTGATTGGCATCATGGGGAAATCAGGGGTCGGAAAATCCTCGCTTTGCAATGCCCTTTTTGAACATCCTCTCAGCCCGGTCAGTCATGCGGAAGGCTGCACACGTAAACCTTTGCACTTTAACCTGAATGCAGGGGGACGCTGCCTGACGCTGGTCGATCTGCCGGGCGCAGGTGAATCGCTGAAGCATGATGAGATATATCGTCAGATGTATCAGGAACAGTTACCGAAGCTGGATCTCATCCTCTGGGTGATGAAAGCCGATGACCGGGCCTGTACCACAGACGAAGAGTTCCACCGTTTTCTACTGGATTGTGGCGTATCGACAGACAGCATTGTTTTCGTTATCAACCAGGCTGATAAAGCTGAGCCATCGCTGGAATGGGATCGTGAAAAAGGCTCTCCTTCTGCAGAGCAACTAATGACGCTCACAGCCAGAAGTGCTGCCGTTTCACGCCAGTTCTTTACCCCTTACCCGGTTAGTGGCATACAAGAAAACCTTGTATCTTACTCGATAACGTTGTTAGCAGGCTTCATGATTCCGTGTAACTTTAATTCTTTGAAACCTGCAGACAACGCATTTAAATTTTTAATAAAACACTTTCATTTTTTATAA
- a CDS encoding PepSY domain-containing protein: MITESKAVEIAKEYARETGHGWDERFHEAVITFFDGKSVWVISTSDLKFSEDLPWMMESMPNPIKYYIDVYSGECIAIGGRGSAILRLNK, translated from the coding sequence ATGATAACGGAAAGTAAAGCTGTTGAAATTGCCAAAGAATATGCGAGAGAAACCGGTCATGGTTGGGATGAGCGTTTTCATGAGGCTGTGATAACCTTTTTTGATGGTAAGTCTGTTTGGGTTATTTCAACTTCAGATTTAAAATTCTCTGAGGATCTTCCATGGATGATGGAAAGTATGCCTAATCCAATTAAATATTATATAGATGTCTATAGTGGCGAATGTATTGCTATAGGGGGAAGAGGTAGTGCGATTCTTCGATTAAATAAATGA
- a CDS encoding contact-dependent growth inhibition system immunity protein, whose amino-acid sequence MQNFYFLDQLVFGYFNQDADIINDGEDTIEGIIRLYKKSAPDWMLNDLIEEVDEFIAAYGSGVEEAFRQRYEFDFSPELWETTAREFLMTVRKLSSEK is encoded by the coding sequence ATGCAAAACTTCTATTTTCTTGATCAACTGGTTTTTGGTTACTTCAACCAGGACGCTGACATCATCAATGATGGTGAGGATACGATCGAGGGAATCATCCGGTTATACAAAAAATCTGCGCCAGACTGGATGCTTAACGATCTTATCGAAGAGGTGGACGAATTTATCGCTGCTTATGGCTCTGGTGTTGAAGAGGCGTTCAGGCAACGATACGAGTTTGACTTCTCGCCTGAACTCTGGGAAACCACTGCACGCGAATTTCTGATGACAGTGCGAAAGCTTTCGTCTGAGAAATAA
- the oxlT gene encoding oxalate/formate MFS antiporter: protein MTSISEPVVIAKHSKWVQLLLGLLCMAAISSPQYVWTLLTKPMIAKLGVGLAELQVTFSLLIILQTFFSPFQGRLVERFGPRLLISIGTLMAGFSWVIAARVDSLASLYLVYGCLGGLGTGIVYIGVVGLVMKWFPQQRGFAAGTVAAGYGMGAIFTTFPISISLNSYGLEQTMTVFGLIFAAVGLLASQNLRLPETSMMTPVSRKSAPVVGQRQFKSGEMLRQPLFWLMFMMMTMMSTSGLMVTSQMAIFAEDFGISKAVVFGMAALPLALTIDRFTNGLTRPLFGFISDRYGRENTMFIAFALEGVAMTLWLACREDPLLFVLLSGVVFFGWGEIFSLFPSTLTDTFGSENASANYGWLYISQGIGSIFGGPLAALMYQHTHNWHLVFGCAITFDFITAGLALWVLKPWRARFMRAQQ from the coding sequence ATGACCTCAATTAGCGAACCGGTGGTAATAGCGAAACACAGTAAATGGGTGCAGCTTCTGCTTGGCTTACTTTGCATGGCGGCGATTTCCAGCCCGCAGTATGTCTGGACGCTGCTGACTAAACCGATGATAGCTAAACTTGGCGTGGGGCTCGCGGAACTGCAGGTGACCTTCTCGCTGCTGATTATTCTGCAGACCTTTTTCTCACCCTTTCAGGGTCGGCTGGTCGAGCGTTTTGGCCCGCGACTGCTGATCTCTATCGGTACGCTGATGGCTGGCTTCAGCTGGGTGATCGCCGCCCGGGTCGACAGCCTGGCATCACTCTATCTGGTCTATGGCTGCCTGGGCGGGCTGGGTACGGGGATCGTTTATATTGGCGTGGTCGGTCTGGTGATGAAGTGGTTTCCACAGCAGCGCGGTTTTGCTGCTGGAACCGTGGCAGCGGGCTACGGCATGGGCGCGATTTTTACCACCTTCCCCATTTCCATCTCGCTTAACAGTTACGGCCTCGAACAGACCATGACGGTCTTTGGCCTGATCTTCGCCGCCGTAGGTCTTCTCGCCAGCCAGAACTTAAGGCTGCCTGAAACCAGCATGATGACACCGGTCAGCAGAAAATCCGCACCCGTAGTGGGCCAGCGCCAGTTTAAATCCGGGGAAATGCTGCGCCAGCCGCTGTTCTGGCTGATGTTCATGATGATGACGATGATGTCGACCTCGGGACTGATGGTGACGTCGCAGATGGCGATTTTTGCCGAAGACTTCGGCATCAGCAAGGCGGTGGTTTTCGGTATGGCCGCACTGCCCCTCGCGCTCACCATCGATCGTTTTACCAACGGCTTGACGCGACCGCTGTTTGGTTTTATCTCCGACCGTTATGGGCGCGAAAACACCATGTTTATTGCTTTCGCGCTGGAAGGCGTGGCGATGACGCTGTGGCTGGCATGCCGCGAAGACCCCTTGCTGTTCGTCCTGCTCTCAGGCGTCGTCTTCTTCGGCTGGGGTGAAATCTTCTCGCTGTTCCCCTCCACGCTCACCGACACTTTCGGCAGTGAAAATGCCTCAGCCAACTATGGCTGGCTCTACATCTCTCAGGGAATCGGCTCGATCTTCGGCGGCCCGCTGGCGGCGCTGATGTATCAGCACACCCATAACTGGCATTTAGTTTTTGGCTGCGCGATCACCTTCGACTTTATTACCGCCGGGCTGGCGTTATGGGTTCTTAAGCCGTGGCGGGCACGGTTTATGCGTGCGCAGCAGTAA
- the cirA gene encoding catecholate siderophore receptor CirA has product MTPAVKAGLLAQLIAAAMPVMAEDVREADASEDQMVVTASAIQQNLKDAPASISVITRDDLQKKPVQNLKEVLKDVPGVQITNESDNRQGVSLRGLGSSYTLILIDGKRVNSRNAVFRHNDFDLSWIPADAIERIEVVRGPMSSLYGSDALGGVVNIITRKVGTEWHGTLSADTTVQAHRDRGDSGNGSFFTSGPLVEDLLGVKVYGALGKRNKDQARSASGSTGQPRIEGSTSRNANVEFSLTPDKDQEITFGYGKDRQDRDSDTLDKNRLERENYSLGHTGRWGGANTELRFYGENIENKNAETITSKNNSLDGKVVIPLGEYTQFLTFGGEYRNDKLDDAVNMKNGGSTQANQYAMFLEDEWHILENLALTGGVRMDDHENYGVNWSPRAYLVYDATESITMKGGWASAFKAPSLLQLSPDWQSTSCRGSCNVVGSKDLKAETSESLEFGLYYTGQKGPLEGVTASATVFQNDIDDMITVIRTANRGLAPTYQNFAGFDASDNPIFRYYNVNKARIRGLETELGLPLSNTLNLKLNYTYNDARDLSNGGNKPLSELPFHTSNATLDWTPLVDWSFYLSANYKGQSRTVTNGNATPGGYTIWNAGGSYQVSKAVKIRAGVLNLTDKDLNRDDYSYNEDGRRYFAAVDYSF; this is encoded by the coding sequence ATGACACCGGCAGTGAAAGCCGGGCTGCTCGCACAACTGATTGCCGCCGCGATGCCGGTGATGGCGGAGGATGTCCGCGAAGCTGACGCCAGTGAAGATCAGATGGTGGTGACGGCCTCTGCGATCCAACAGAACCTGAAGGATGCGCCAGCCAGTATCAGCGTGATTACCCGCGACGATCTGCAGAAAAAACCGGTACAGAACCTTAAAGAGGTGCTGAAGGATGTGCCTGGCGTGCAGATCACCAACGAAAGTGACAACCGCCAGGGGGTCAGCCTTCGCGGGCTGGGCAGCAGCTATACGCTGATCCTGATCGATGGCAAACGCGTCAACTCCCGCAACGCCGTCTTCCGCCACAACGACTTTGATCTGAGCTGGATCCCGGCCGACGCGATCGAACGCATCGAAGTGGTGCGCGGGCCGATGTCCTCCTTATATGGTTCCGATGCGCTGGGCGGTGTGGTCAACATCATCACCCGTAAAGTGGGCACGGAATGGCACGGCACGCTGAGCGCCGACACCACCGTTCAGGCGCACCGCGATCGCGGCGACAGCGGCAACGGAAGCTTCTTTACCAGCGGGCCGCTGGTGGAGGATCTACTGGGCGTGAAAGTCTATGGCGCGCTGGGTAAACGCAACAAAGATCAGGCCCGCTCCGCCAGCGGCAGCACGGGTCAGCCGCGCATCGAAGGCTCGACCTCACGTAACGCCAACGTCGAATTCTCACTGACACCGGACAAGGATCAGGAGATCACGTTCGGCTATGGAAAGGATCGTCAGGATCGGGATTCCGACACCCTGGATAAAAACCGTCTCGAACGCGAAAACTACTCGCTCGGCCATACGGGCCGCTGGGGCGGGGCAAATACCGAACTGCGTTTCTACGGTGAGAACATCGAAAATAAAAACGCGGAAACCATCACGTCAAAAAACAACTCACTCGACGGCAAAGTGGTTATCCCGCTGGGCGAATATACTCAGTTCCTGACCTTTGGCGGTGAATACCGTAACGATAAGCTGGACGATGCCGTAAACATGAAAAATGGCGGCAGCACCCAGGCGAACCAGTATGCGATGTTCCTGGAAGATGAGTGGCACATCCTGGAAAATCTGGCGCTGACCGGCGGCGTGCGTATGGATGACCACGAAAACTATGGCGTCAACTGGAGTCCGCGTGCCTATCTGGTCTATGACGCGACGGAGAGCATCACGATGAAAGGGGGCTGGGCATCTGCATTTAAAGCGCCGTCGCTGCTTCAGCTCAGCCCGGACTGGCAGAGCACCTCCTGTCGCGGCAGCTGTAACGTCGTCGGCAGTAAAGATCTGAAAGCGGAAACCAGCGAAAGTCTGGAGTTCGGCCTCTATTACACCGGTCAGAAAGGGCCGCTTGAGGGCGTCACCGCCAGCGCGACGGTGTTCCAGAACGACATCGACGACATGATCACGGTGATCCGCACCGCTAACCGCGGTCTGGCGCCGACCTACCAGAACTTTGCCGGCTTCGACGCCAGCGACAATCCGATCTTCCGTTATTACAACGTAAACAAAGCGCGTATCCGCGGGCTGGAAACCGAACTCGGCCTGCCGTTGAGCAACACACTGAACCTGAAGCTCAATTACACCTACAACGATGCCCGCGACCTGAGTAATGGCGGCAATAAACCGCTGTCTGAACTGCCGTTCCACACCAGCAACGCCACGCTCGACTGGACACCGCTGGTGGACTGGAGCTTCTACCTTTCCGCGAACTACAAAGGTCAAAGCCGCACCGTCACCAACGGCAACGCCACGCCAGGCGGCTACACGATCTGGAATGCGGGCGGGTCATATCAGGTGAGTAAAGCGGTGAAGATCCGGGCCGGGGTGCTGAACCTGACCGATAAAGATCTCAATCGCGACGACTACAGCTACAACGAAGATGGCCGCAGATATTTTGCGGCGGTGGATTACAGTTTTTAA
- a CDS encoding ABC transporter substrate-binding protein translates to MTLYQKTDRAFLGRQLAAGLAGLTLGLLSFTAQAVTVTDVAGRTVTVPDDVQRVVLGEGRLFFALSLLEGQKPFDRIVGWQGDFRKLDPQTYATYRAKFPQIDNIPLIGTTSADSISPENVLKLNPQLAIFGLSGHGPGRESELVKQLQKAGVPVVFVDFRTSPLKNTLPSMALLGKVLNREKQAQDYIRFYQENIRRVTDVTQTIPQQDKPTVFIELRASTADECCRSAGKGNMGDFIDLAGGVNIARPLLPGPLGQVNLEKVIDAQPDVYLVSGGARPPKAGDPQPAGLVLGAQTTPAQASASLKPLLARKGISTLKAVEAGRSFGIWHNYYNSPYNVLAVQVFAKAFYPQKFADLDPQQTQKQLYKQFLAVEPTGTYWTE, encoded by the coding sequence ATGACTCTTTATCAGAAAACAGACAGAGCGTTTTTGGGCAGACAGCTGGCTGCCGGATTAGCCGGACTGACGCTGGGCCTGCTCAGCTTCACGGCTCAGGCGGTTACCGTTACCGATGTGGCGGGGCGCACCGTCACCGTGCCGGATGACGTTCAGCGCGTGGTGCTCGGCGAAGGGCGGCTCTTCTTCGCGCTTTCGCTGCTGGAAGGGCAGAAACCTTTTGACCGCATCGTCGGCTGGCAGGGCGATTTCCGCAAGCTGGACCCGCAGACCTACGCCACGTACCGGGCGAAGTTCCCACAGATCGACAACATCCCGCTGATCGGCACCACCAGCGCCGACAGCATCAGCCCGGAAAATGTGCTGAAGCTGAATCCGCAACTGGCGATTTTCGGGTTGTCGGGTCACGGGCCGGGCCGCGAAAGTGAGCTGGTTAAGCAACTGCAGAAGGCGGGCGTGCCGGTGGTATTTGTCGACTTCCGCACCTCGCCGCTGAAAAATACGCTGCCGAGTATGGCACTGCTGGGCAAGGTGCTGAACCGCGAGAAGCAGGCGCAGGACTATATCCGCTTCTATCAGGAGAACATCAGGCGCGTTACTGACGTCACGCAGACCATCCCACAACAGGATAAACCCACCGTCTTTATCGAGCTGCGCGCCTCCACGGCGGATGAGTGCTGCCGCTCGGCCGGCAAGGGCAACATGGGCGATTTTATCGATCTGGCGGGCGGAGTGAATATCGCCAGGCCGCTGCTGCCGGGCCCGCTTGGTCAGGTGAACCTGGAAAAGGTCATCGACGCGCAGCCGGATGTCTATCTGGTCAGCGGCGGAGCCAGACCGCCGAAAGCGGGCGATCCGCAGCCTGCCGGTTTAGTGCTGGGTGCGCAGACCACGCCAGCGCAGGCAAGCGCCAGCCTGAAGCCACTGCTGGCGCGCAAAGGCATCAGCACGCTGAAGGCGGTGGAAGCGGGCCGCAGTTTCGGCATCTGGCATAACTACTACAACTCCCCCTATAACGTGCTGGCCGTTCAGGTTTTCGCCAAAGCGTTTTATCCGCAGAAGTTTGCCGATCTCGATCCGCAGCAGACACAAAAACAACTTTATAAACAGTTCCTCGCCGTCGAACCGACCGGCACTTACTGGACAGAGTAA
- a CDS encoding DeoR/GlpR family DNA-binding transcription regulator — MLPIERQQRIINEININGRVIVSELVTLCQVSQETIRRDLSQLEKRGLLQRSHGGAVLIKKQSTGTAGNNRIAKENELSFRQRINEHADEKMIIAKRALDFISPGDCILLDSSTTCWYLARQLPDIELTVLTNSLRIVQTLAARGSIRTICLGGEYSDRDEDFHGVVAEQPLREFQINKIFFSCSSLGNDGYLREGNENNAHLKQQMLLAAERKHLLMDGSKFLRPSFARICHYRDVDFLITDQLKDKELEQELAWNGVNVIVCSQRYQSMQLIKN, encoded by the coding sequence ATGTTGCCGATTGAAAGACAGCAGAGAATTATTAATGAGATTAATATTAATGGCCGGGTAATTGTCTCAGAACTGGTCACGCTGTGTCAGGTTTCACAGGAAACCATTCGCCGGGATTTAAGCCAGCTCGAAAAGCGCGGTTTATTACAGCGCAGCCACGGCGGTGCGGTATTGATAAAAAAACAGAGCACCGGCACGGCGGGAAATAACAGGATCGCTAAAGAGAATGAATTATCATTCCGTCAGCGCATTAATGAGCACGCTGATGAAAAAATGATCATCGCCAAGCGTGCGCTCGACTTTATCAGCCCCGGTGACTGTATCCTGCTGGACAGCAGTACCACCTGCTGGTATCTGGCGCGACAGCTGCCGGACATTGAGTTAACGGTATTAACCAATTCGCTGCGCATCGTGCAGACGCTGGCGGCGCGCGGCAGTATCCGTACCATCTGCCTGGGTGGGGAATATTCCGATCGCGATGAAGATTTTCACGGCGTGGTGGCCGAACAGCCGCTGCGCGAATTTCAGATTAATAAAATCTTTTTTTCCTGTAGCAGTCTGGGCAACGACGGATATTTACGCGAAGGCAATGAGAATAATGCGCACCTGAAACAACAGATGCTGCTGGCCGCAGAAAGAAAACATCTTTTAATGGATGGCAGTAAATTTCTGCGCCCCTCTTTTGCCCGTATCTGTCACTACCGCGATGTCGATTTTCTTATTACCGACCAATTAAAAGATAAAGAGCTTGAACAGGAACTGGCATGGAATGGTGTCAACGTCATTGTCTGTTCTCAGCGTTATCAATCCATGCAGCTAATTAAAAATTAA
- a CDS encoding substrate-binding domain-containing protein, whose amino-acid sequence MKKHLIACSLLALFAATGAQAADKLRMGIVVKIGGIPWFNAMETGIKSEAAKRGIDAWMVGPTAADPALQVRAIEDLIAQKVDIIGVVPNDPKVLEPVLKRARDAGIEVITHESPGQQGANWDFELVDATTHGINHMKALANCMHDEGKYAMYVGSLTVPLHQQWTDAALTYQKAHYPKMQLVTDKFGVGESLDDSIRTTNELMSKYPDLKGILAFGSQGPIGAGRAVMNRKKIDQVCVIGSFSPGQGASLVQRNAIKGGYIWNPQTAGEVFVRIADMMQKKEPITDGMTIEGLGKVKVDEATHTILGNSTESLDKDNLPKLVKMGL is encoded by the coding sequence ATGAAAAAACATCTTATTGCCTGCTCTCTGCTTGCCCTGTTTGCCGCCACCGGTGCGCAGGCCGCTGATAAATTACGTATGGGGATCGTGGTCAAAATAGGCGGTATTCCCTGGTTTAATGCCATGGAAACGGGCATCAAAAGCGAAGCCGCCAAACGCGGTATTGATGCGTGGATGGTCGGGCCGACCGCCGCTGACCCGGCGCTTCAGGTGCGCGCCATTGAAGATCTGATCGCGCAGAAGGTCGATATCATCGGCGTCGTGCCCAACGATCCGAAAGTGCTGGAGCCGGTGCTGAAACGGGCGCGTGACGCCGGTATCGAAGTGATTACGCATGAGTCCCCCGGCCAGCAGGGCGCCAACTGGGACTTCGAACTGGTCGATGCGACCACCCACGGCATCAACCACATGAAAGCCCTGGCGAACTGCATGCACGACGAAGGCAAATATGCCATGTATGTCGGCAGCCTGACGGTGCCGCTGCATCAGCAGTGGACCGACGCCGCGCTCACTTATCAGAAAGCGCACTATCCCAAAATGCAGCTGGTCACCGACAAATTTGGCGTCGGCGAATCGCTGGATGACTCCATCCGTACCACCAATGAGCTGATGTCCAAATACCCGGATCTGAAAGGTATCCTGGCGTTTGGCTCACAGGGACCTATCGGCGCGGGTCGTGCGGTTATGAACCGGAAAAAAATCGACCAGGTCTGCGTCATTGGCTCCTTCAGTCCGGGCCAGGGTGCCTCGCTGGTGCAGCGTAACGCCATTAAGGGCGGCTACATCTGGAATCCGCAGACCGCTGGCGAAGTCTTTGTCCGCATCGCCGACATGATGCAGAAGAAAGAGCCAATCACCGACGGCATGACGATTGAGGGGCTGGGCAAAGTCAAAGTGGATGAAGCCACCCACACCATTCTGGGCAACAGCACCGAAAGTCTGGACAAAGACAACCTGCCAAAACTGGTCAAAATGGGGCTCTGA